One region of Rhodocaloribacter litoris genomic DNA includes:
- a CDS encoding STAS domain-containing protein, whose product MSNFSVGFRTNGSIQVLDLKGELDAHTASELEAAIQKCRRENRCKIVVNGENLKYISSAGLGVFMAYIEELREQGGDIKIAALQPKVYNVFDLLGFPMLFDIVQTEEEAVARFQQNGEQPDEPA is encoded by the coding sequence ATGAGCAACTTTTCTGTTGGATTCCGCACGAACGGCAGCATCCAGGTGCTCGACCTGAAAGGCGAGCTCGACGCCCACACGGCCTCCGAGCTGGAGGCCGCCATCCAGAAGTGCCGGCGCGAAAACCGTTGCAAAATCGTCGTCAACGGAGAAAATCTGAAATACATCTCGAGTGCCGGCCTCGGCGTCTTTATGGCCTATATCGAAGAATTGCGCGAACAGGGCGGCGACATCAAGATCGCGGCCCTGCAACCTAAAGTCTACAACGTGTTCGACCTGCTGGGCTTTCCCATGCTGTTCGACATCGTCCAGACGGAGGAAGAAGCCGTGGCCCGCTTTCAACAGAACGGCGAGCAGCCCGACGAGCCGGCCTGA